One stretch of Halapricum desulfuricans DNA includes these proteins:
- a CDS encoding DUF655 domain-containing protein, giving the protein MTTGNRDESSAPIAVVLDFLPHGRSDDERPQYEKEPLAYAVSVGEFRLFELALSEDADISIGDRLPVERGDGVERAREIEYEDLPGGARSELAYAIEDVVDADEDRFVEFYNDAQPITTRLHALNLLPGIGKKLRNNVLEARKRRPFENFEDIEARVNGLHDPKDVLVERIIEEIEETDLKYRIFARRE; this is encoded by the coding sequence ATGACCACCGGTAACCGCGACGAGTCGAGCGCCCCCATCGCAGTCGTCCTCGATTTCCTGCCGCACGGGCGCTCGGACGACGAGCGGCCTCAGTACGAGAAAGAGCCGCTGGCGTACGCCGTCTCGGTCGGGGAGTTCCGGCTGTTCGAACTCGCGCTCTCCGAGGACGCCGACATCTCGATCGGCGATCGCCTGCCCGTCGAGCGCGGCGACGGCGTCGAGCGCGCCCGCGAGATCGAGTACGAGGACCTCCCGGGCGGCGCGCGGTCCGAACTGGCGTACGCGATCGAGGACGTCGTCGACGCGGACGAGGACAGGTTCGTCGAGTTCTACAACGACGCCCAGCCGATCACGACGCGGCTGCACGCGCTGAACCTCCTGCCGGGGATCGGCAAGAAGCTGCGCAACAACGTTCTCGAGGCGCGCAAACGCCGCCCGTTCGAGAACTTCGAGGACATCGAGGCGCGAGTCAACGGCCTCCACGACCCGAAAGACGTGCTCGTCGAGCGCATCATCGAAGAGATCGAAGAGACCGACCTCAAATACCGAATCTTCGCCCGACGCGAGTAA
- a CDS encoding mechanosensitive ion channel family protein: MIGASAAAPAATFASLSVPGLDLPVVGQLFATPFERWLGTLALLVGVLAGSWAIRQVGRWLRSRYDPRGSLLEAVQAALIVALSAGAVVAVLVIWEASAEATAITEVLDPDSTTVVRGLVSLFLFVGAWGATVFVKRVTGLVFEEHDAFSRHQQEVTYHVLQLVLYTLAILVGLAVWGIDASDILLGAGFLSVVLGLAARQTLSSVLAGFVLLFGRPFDIGDWVSIDDREGVVTDVSVFNTEIRTFSDEYVTIPNDVVTATGLVNRSRRGRLRVDVEIGVDYDDDVERARELATETVRDLDREEIRTRPQPRTVLTGFGDSAVVLEVRFWIDDPTARRRWAAQTAVVAAVKEAFEREGITIPLPQRTLGGRPPDGLQIQSETRRPTPDENPDR, encoded by the coding sequence GTGATCGGCGCGAGCGCGGCGGCCCCGGCCGCGACTTTCGCGAGCCTGTCTGTACCGGGGCTCGACCTCCCCGTCGTCGGCCAGCTGTTCGCGACGCCGTTCGAGCGGTGGCTGGGGACGCTGGCCCTGCTCGTGGGCGTGCTGGCGGGGAGCTGGGCGATCCGACAGGTCGGTCGCTGGCTCCGGTCCCGGTACGACCCCCGCGGGAGCCTGCTCGAAGCCGTCCAGGCGGCGCTTATCGTCGCGCTCTCGGCCGGGGCGGTCGTCGCCGTGCTCGTGATCTGGGAGGCAAGCGCGGAGGCGACGGCCATCACTGAGGTGCTCGACCCGGACTCGACGACGGTCGTCCGGGGGCTGGTGTCGCTGTTCCTGTTCGTGGGGGCCTGGGGCGCGACGGTGTTCGTCAAGCGCGTGACCGGCCTGGTCTTCGAGGAACACGACGCCTTCTCGCGCCACCAGCAGGAGGTGACCTACCACGTCCTCCAGCTGGTCCTGTACACGCTGGCGATCCTCGTCGGGCTTGCCGTCTGGGGGATCGACGCCTCGGACATCCTGCTCGGGGCGGGCTTTCTGAGTGTCGTGCTCGGACTGGCCGCCCGTCAGACCCTCTCGTCGGTCCTGGCGGGGTTCGTCCTGCTTTTCGGCCGGCCGTTCGACATCGGCGACTGGGTGTCGATCGACGACCGTGAGGGCGTCGTGACCGACGTGTCGGTGTTCAACACGGAGATACGCACGTTCAGCGACGAGTACGTCACGATCCCCAACGACGTGGTGACCGCGACGGGGCTGGTCAATCGCTCGCGGCGCGGCCGACTGCGCGTCGACGTCGAGATCGGCGTCGACTACGACGACGACGTCGAACGCGCCCGCGAACTGGCGACCGAGACGGTCCGCGATCTCGATCGGGAGGAGATCCGCACCCGCCCACAGCCCCGGACGGTCCTGACCGGGTTCGGCGACTCGGCGGTCGTGCTAGAGGTGCGGTTCTGGATCGACGACCCGACGGCCCGGCGGCGCTGGGCGGCCCAGACGGCCGTCGTCGCCGCGGTCAAGGAGGCCTTCGAGCGCGAGGGGATTACTATCCCCCTCCCACAGCGGACGCTCGGCGGTCGGCCGCCCGACGGATTGCAGATCCAAAGCGAAACGCGGAGGCCGACCCCCGACGAAAATCCGGACCGATGA
- a CDS encoding 16S ribosomal RNA methyltransferase A: protein MTDTDYRDPDALLARAGVGGNPDRDQHFLIDDRVLDRVSTYATEIDADLSHVLEVGAGTGALTDRLLAVADRVTAVERDPELAAFLREEFAAEIDAGRLTVLEGDALEVELPEFTASISNLPYGISSEIVFRLLPRGVPLVLMFQREFADRMAAEPGSDDYGRLSVTAGHYADVEVVEPVPKEAFRPPPAVESAIVRTTPHEPDYAVPDDEAFMDLVRAVFTQRRKTIRNAIRNTAHISGLSDPEAVVDAADEGLMRKRAGDVTPAEFAKLARLAAEVDDP from the coding sequence ATGACTGACACGGACTACCGCGACCCAGACGCATTGTTAGCTCGTGCCGGCGTCGGGGGAAACCCCGACCGCGACCAGCACTTCCTGATCGACGACCGCGTGCTCGATCGCGTGTCGACCTACGCGACCGAGATCGACGCCGACCTGAGCCACGTCCTCGAGGTCGGTGCCGGGACCGGCGCGCTCACCGATCGGCTGCTCGCGGTCGCCGATCGCGTCACGGCAGTCGAGCGCGATCCCGAACTGGCGGCCTTCCTCCGCGAGGAGTTCGCCGCCGAGATCGACGCCGGGCGGCTAACCGTGCTGGAAGGCGACGCCCTTGAGGTCGAGTTGCCCGAGTTCACCGCGTCGATCTCGAATCTCCCCTACGGGATCTCCAGCGAGATCGTCTTCCGGCTCCTCCCCCGCGGCGTCCCCCTCGTGTTGATGTTCCAGCGGGAGTTCGCCGACCGGATGGCCGCCGAACCCGGGTCAGACGACTACGGGCGGCTGTCGGTGACGGCGGGCCACTACGCCGACGTCGAGGTGGTCGAGCCCGTCCCTAAGGAGGCGTTCAGGCCGCCGCCGGCCGTCGAGAGCGCGATCGTCCGGACGACGCCGCACGAGCCGGACTACGCGGTGCCGGACGACGAGGCGTTCATGGACCTCGTGCGGGCGGTCTTCACCCAGCGCCGCAAGACGATTCGCAACGCGATTCGGAACACGGCCCACATCTCCGGGCTGAGCGATCCGGAGGCGGTCGTCGACGCCGCCGACGAGGGTCTCATGCGCAAGCGAGCCGGGGACGTGACTCCAGCGGAATTCGCGAAGCTGGCGCGGCTCGCGGCCGAGGTGGACGATCCGTGA